From the genome of Desulfobaculum xiamenense, one region includes:
- a CDS encoding CdaR family protein — MRENWPYRILALLLAFACWYLVTGQDKVETWIEIPVEIVNTPKDLVVQSGVPSRINVRVRGSKPMLRGLDARSLAYSLNLATLTPGTNVVTIEPGKVSVPKAVEVIEIDPARLTVEADRLVRRRVPVEPRWQGDVAEDYELLEAVADPLVVQLEGPERLVEPLKSVPTLPLTGNVTSAGAMVRDLGLDLPREIQANPASVRVHFRFAERTRQMWLKIPIRVLPENSSAAASAQVKPATVQVQVEAPVSIAREKDFRERFSAFILLNSSMEPGWHVVEYRIKMPPGCTLIKAVPQKVDLRIRRKPA, encoded by the coding sequence ATGCGTGAGAACTGGCCATATCGCATTTTGGCGCTCCTGCTCGCCTTTGCCTGCTGGTACCTCGTGACCGGGCAGGACAAGGTCGAGACGTGGATCGAGATTCCCGTGGAGATTGTCAATACGCCGAAGGACCTCGTCGTCCAGTCCGGCGTGCCGTCGCGCATCAATGTGCGGGTGCGTGGCTCCAAGCCCATGCTTCGTGGGCTGGATGCGCGCAGCCTTGCCTATTCCCTGAACCTGGCAACGCTCACCCCTGGTACGAACGTCGTGACCATTGAACCGGGCAAGGTGTCCGTGCCCAAGGCTGTTGAGGTCATCGAGATCGACCCCGCGCGATTGACCGTCGAGGCCGACCGCCTCGTGCGTAGACGGGTGCCGGTGGAGCCGCGCTGGCAGGGCGATGTGGCCGAGGATTACGAATTGCTTGAGGCCGTGGCCGATCCGCTGGTTGTTCAGCTGGAGGGGCCGGAGCGCCTTGTGGAGCCGCTCAAGAGCGTGCCTACGCTGCCGCTGACGGGCAACGTGACGTCCGCCGGGGCCATGGTGCGCGATCTCGGCCTTGACCTGCCTCGGGAAATTCAGGCAAATCCGGCCTCGGTCAGGGTACATTTCCGCTTTGCGGAGAGAACCCGCCAGATGTGGCTCAAGATTCCCATCCGCGTGCTGCCCGAGAATTCCTCGGCCGCCGCGTCGGCGCAGGTGAAGCCCGCCACGGTGCAGGTTCAGGTGGAGGCGCCGGTGAGCATCGCGAGGGAAAAGGATTTTCGTGAGCGCTTCTCGGCGTTCATCCTGCTCAATTCGTCCATGGAGCCGGGGTGGCATGTGGTGGAATACCGCATCAAGATGCCGCCCGGCTGTACGCTCATCAAGGCTGTCCCGCAGAAGGTCGATCTGCGGATCAGGCGCAAGCCTGCCTAG
- the cdaA gene encoding diadenylate cyclase CdaA — MPSLGGFSISWLEMADIAVVAVIFYRLILLIKGTRALSVFTGLVLLLLIYYFSGELGLTTLHWLLAKFLDSIFLVVIILFQRDIRNALSQFGAGRLWRRAPESDQGFNVLTASVLSMAEKRIGALIVIEKNVPLGDLVARGVAVNADMSKELLMTIFHPDTPLHDGAVIVRNGHVIAAGCILPLAVGLRKRQHFGTRHRAAIGITQETDSVAVVVSEERGEISVAIGGRLTTALDEVRLKRVLQKAWSR, encoded by the coding sequence ATGCCGAGTCTTGGCGGGTTCAGCATCTCATGGCTTGAAATGGCCGACATCGCGGTCGTCGCGGTGATCTTCTACAGGCTGATCCTGCTCATCAAGGGCACTCGTGCCCTGTCGGTCTTTACCGGGCTCGTCCTTCTGCTGCTCATCTACTACTTTTCGGGCGAGCTCGGGCTGACCACCCTGCATTGGCTCCTTGCCAAGTTTCTCGATTCCATCTTCCTGGTGGTCATTATTCTCTTTCAGCGCGACATCAGAAACGCCCTGTCCCAGTTCGGGGCAGGGCGTCTCTGGCGCAGGGCTCCCGAGAGCGATCAGGGCTTCAATGTGCTGACCGCGTCGGTCCTGTCCATGGCCGAGAAGCGCATTGGCGCGCTCATCGTCATCGAGAAGAACGTCCCGCTGGGCGATCTCGTGGCGCGCGGTGTGGCCGTCAACGCCGACATGTCCAAGGAACTCTTGATGACCATCTTCCATCCGGACACGCCGCTGCACGACGGAGCTGTCATCGTGCGCAACGGACACGTCATCGCCGCCGGGTGCATCCTGCCGCTGGCGGTGGGGCTGCGCAAGCGCCAGCATTTCGGCACACGCCATCGCGCGGCCATCGGCATCACGCAGGAGACGGACTCCGTGGCGGTGGTGGTCTCCGAGGAGCGCGGAGAAATTTCCGTGGCCATCGGCGGCAGACTGACCACCGCCCTTGACGAGGTGCGCCTCAAGCGCGTGCTTCAGAAGGCATGGAGCAGATAG
- the folP gene encoding dihydropteroate synthase: protein MHGLVHWNVSGGRVLGPAPFFVVGIVNVTPDSFYDGGAHATPEAGVAHGLKLIEDGAHILDVGGESTRPTAERVGTGEELRRVVPVVRELARHIREKELDTVVSVDTYKAATAAAALEAGAVIVNDVSGCRYDPELIDVLAQYQPGYVLMHCQGVPGSMQNEPSYVDVVDEIMDFFDQRLRTLTRAGVPEENIVLDPGVGFGKTLEHNLEILRNIEIFGRFGLPVYVGLSNKSLWGALLGLETDQRQNATQVGTALLASRGVQIHRVHEVAMTVQTMRIVQAIDRRSVRGRLGVE, encoded by the coding sequence ATGCATGGACTTGTTCACTGGAACGTTTCAGGGGGGAGGGTCCTTGGCCCCGCCCCCTTTTTCGTTGTCGGCATCGTCAACGTCACGCCCGACTCGTTTTATGACGGCGGCGCGCATGCCACGCCCGAGGCGGGTGTCGCGCACGGCCTGAAGCTGATCGAGGACGGCGCGCACATTCTCGACGTCGGCGGCGAATCCACCCGCCCCACGGCGGAACGCGTGGGCACCGGCGAAGAGCTTCGCCGCGTTGTGCCCGTGGTGCGCGAGCTGGCGCGGCATATCCGCGAGAAGGAACTCGACACCGTCGTTTCCGTGGATACCTACAAGGCTGCGACGGCCGCCGCCGCGCTCGAAGCTGGCGCCGTGATCGTCAACGACGTTTCCGGATGCCGTTACGATCCCGAACTGATCGACGTGCTGGCCCAGTATCAGCCCGGCTATGTGCTCATGCACTGCCAGGGCGTGCCCGGCAGCATGCAGAACGAGCCGTCCTATGTGGACGTCGTCGATGAGATCATGGACTTCTTCGACCAGCGCCTGCGCACGCTCACCCGTGCCGGTGTGCCCGAGGAAAACATCGTCCTCGATCCGGGCGTCGGCTTCGGCAAGACACTTGAGCACAATCTCGAAATTTTGCGCAATATCGAGATATTCGGCCGCTTTGGCCTGCCCGTGTATGTGGGCCTGTCCAACAAGTCCCTGTGGGGCGCGCTGCTTGGGCTGGAGACGGACCAGCGGCAGAACGCCACGCAGGTGGGCACGGCGCTTTTGGCGTCGCGCGGCGTGCAGATCCATAGGGTGCACGAGGTCGCCATGACCGTGCAGACGATGCGGATCGTGCAGGCCATTGACCGGCGTTCCGTACGCGGTCGGCTCGGAGTGGAGTAG
- the ftsH gene encoding ATP-dependent zinc metalloprotease FtsH, protein MNNFAKNLFLWAAISLVMVVLFNLFNQPPAPQLKFSYTELLERVDKGDVVEVKIQGQRITGSVVDGQRFVSFAPDDPSLVRHLLDRKVQVTAEPDEDSPWYMTLFISWFPMLLLIGVWIFFMRQMQSGGGKAMSFGRSRAKMITQDQSKVTFDDVAGVDEAKEELSEIVEFLSNPKKFTRLGGRIPKGVLLVGPPGTGKTLLARAVAGEAGVPFFSISGSDFVEMFVGVGASRVRDLFIQGKKNAPCLIFIDEIDAVGRQRGAGLGGGHDEREQTLNQLLVEMDGFESNEGVILIAATNRPDVLDPALLRPGRFDRQVVVPTPDVRGRARILEVHSRRTPLGPDVDIMSIARGTPGFSGADLENLVNEAALQAAKLGRDQVLMDDFETAKDKVLMGKERRSVIISEDEKRTTAYHEAGHALVAKMIPGTDPVHKVSIIPRGMALGVTQQLPVDDRHNYSLKFLEGTLAVLLGGRLAEEIIFDQRTTGASNDIERATDMARKMVTQWGMSEAIGPLALAEKDDSVFLGREMIRHKNHSEETARLVDAEIRRIIEEAHLRGKTILEENIEALHSIAAALLERETISGEDIDKLIKGEALPPMENGVNGSRRSFGAAAPAAPDAQVEAEGAAVATADEATSGEADQQGLFKKMMNDEVPLRKAQEGDEFTLEPGDAEEHPTAPGKEGKDN, encoded by the coding sequence TTGAACAACTTCGCCAAGAACCTCTTTTTATGGGCGGCCATCTCCCTGGTCATGGTCGTCCTCTTCAACCTGTTCAACCAGCCCCCCGCCCCGCAGCTGAAGTTCAGCTATACCGAGCTGCTGGAGCGCGTGGACAAGGGCGATGTGGTGGAAGTGAAGATCCAGGGCCAGCGCATCACCGGTTCCGTGGTCGACGGGCAACGCTTCGTGAGCTTTGCGCCGGACGACCCCAGCCTCGTGCGCCATCTGCTGGACAGAAAGGTTCAGGTCACCGCGGAGCCGGATGAGGATTCGCCGTGGTACATGACGCTGTTCATCTCGTGGTTCCCCATGCTGCTCCTCATTGGCGTATGGATATTCTTCATGCGGCAGATGCAGTCCGGCGGGGGGAAGGCCATGAGCTTTGGCCGTTCGCGCGCCAAGATGATCACCCAGGATCAGAGCAAGGTCACCTTTGATGACGTTGCTGGCGTGGACGAGGCCAAGGAGGAACTCTCCGAAATCGTCGAGTTCCTGTCCAACCCCAAGAAATTCACCCGCCTTGGCGGTCGCATTCCCAAGGGTGTGCTGCTCGTCGGCCCTCCCGGAACCGGTAAGACCCTTCTGGCCCGTGCAGTCGCCGGTGAGGCCGGAGTGCCGTTCTTCTCGATCTCTGGTTCGGACTTCGTCGAGATGTTCGTGGGCGTCGGCGCATCCCGTGTGCGTGACCTGTTCATTCAGGGCAAGAAGAACGCTCCCTGCCTGATCTTCATCGACGAAATCGACGCGGTGGGCCGTCAGCGCGGAGCCGGTCTTGGCGGCGGTCATGACGAGCGCGAGCAGACCCTGAACCAGTTGCTGGTCGAGATGGACGGTTTCGAGTCCAACGAGGGTGTCATCCTCATCGCGGCCACCAACCGGCCCGACGTGCTCGATCCGGCGCTGCTGCGTCCCGGTCGTTTCGACCGTCAGGTCGTGGTGCCCACGCCCGACGTTCGCGGCCGCGCGCGCATCCTCGAAGTGCATTCGCGCCGTACGCCGCTTGGCCCCGATGTGGACATCATGAGCATCGCGCGCGGTACGCCCGGATTCTCCGGTGCGGACCTCGAAAACCTCGTCAACGAAGCTGCCCTGCAGGCCGCCAAGCTCGGCCGTGATCAGGTCCTCATGGACGACTTCGAGACCGCCAAGGATAAGGTGCTCATGGGCAAGGAGCGCAGAAGCGTCATCATTTCCGAGGACGAGAAGCGCACCACCGCCTATCACGAGGCCGGTCATGCCCTTGTGGCCAAGATGATTCCCGGCACCGATCCGGTGCATAAGGTGTCCATCATTCCCCGTGGCATGGCGCTTGGCGTGACCCAGCAGTTGCCCGTGGACGACAGGCACAACTATTCCCTGAAGTTCCTTGAGGGCACGCTGGCCGTGCTGCTCGGCGGACGACTGGCCGAGGAGATCATTTTCGACCAGCGCACCACCGGAGCATCCAACGACATCGAGCGCGCCACGGACATGGCCCGCAAGATGGTCACCCAGTGGGGCATGAGCGAAGCCATTGGTCCGCTCGCCCTCGCCGAGAAGGACGATTCCGTGTTCCTGGGCCGTGAGATGATCCGGCATAAGAACCACAGCGAAGAGACCGCACGCCTCGTGGACGCCGAAATCCGGCGCATCATCGAGGAGGCCCACCTTCGCGGCAAGACGATTCTGGAAGAGAACATCGAGGCCCTGCACTCCATCGCCGCTGCCCTGCTCGAAAGAGAGACCATTTCGGGCGAGGACATCGACAAGCTCATCAAGGGCGAAGCCCTGCCTCCCATGGAGAATGGCGTGAACGGATCGCGGCGCAGCTTTGGCGCTGCCGCTCCGGCCGCTCCCGACGCGCAGGTCGAAGCCGAGGGTGCCGCTGTGGCCACGGCTGACGAGGCGACTTCCGGCGAGGCCGACCAGCAGGGCCTGTTCAAAAAAATGATGAACGATGAAGTGCCTCTCCGAAAGGCACAGGAGGGTGATGAATTCACCCTCGAACCCGGCGACGCGGAGGAGCATCCCACCGCGCCGGGGAAGGAAGGGAAGGACAACTAG
- the infA gene encoding translation initiation factor IF-1 yields the protein MPKEDAIEVQGVVEEALPNATFRVKLENGHEVLAHISGKMRKFRIRVLPGDKVTVELSPYDLSRGRITFRPR from the coding sequence ATGCCCAAGGAAGATGCAATCGAAGTACAGGGCGTCGTCGAAGAAGCCCTGCCCAACGCCACTTTCCGCGTAAAGCTGGAAAACGGCCACGAGGTGCTCGCGCACATCTCCGGCAAAATGCGCAAGTTCCGCATCCGCGTGCTCCCCGGCGACAAGGTCACCGTCGAACTTTCTCCCTACGACCTCTCCCGCGGCCGCATCACCTTCCGCCCCCGCTAG
- a CDS encoding bL17 family ribosomal protein, which yields MERKDVLSGPGIGREFLSRYAGYRPMVKLLMTHGKIRTTEEKAAHLRFVVDRLVSLAVENSDASRRQAYRFLNDNRILMRLFDTIGPCCSEEGGSYVRLNPIGGSGSASTMTMVELPTIVK from the coding sequence ATGGAGCGTAAGGATGTATTGTCTGGCCCCGGGATCGGTAGAGAGTTCCTTTCGAGATACGCAGGCTACCGTCCCATGGTGAAACTGCTGATGACGCATGGAAAGATTCGTACCACCGAGGAAAAGGCGGCGCATTTGCGTTTCGTTGTTGATCGGCTTGTCTCGCTGGCGGTGGAGAACAGTGACGCGTCGCGCCGGCAGGCCTACAGGTTCTTGAACGACAACAGGATACTGATGCGTCTGTTCGACACGATTGGCCCGTGCTGCAGCGAGGAGGGCGGATCCTACGTTCGCCTCAATCCCATCGGCGGCAGCGGCTCCGCATCGACGATGACGATGGTCGAACTGCCTACCATTGTGAAGTAG
- the argH gene encoding argininosuccinate lyase gives MAETKMWGGRFAARTAGSVEEYTASEHYDRALHAEDIRGSIAHAHMMAGCGVLTDAEAAAIVAGLEQVREEIENGSFQWKRELEDVHMNIEARLTEIIGPLGGKLHTGRSRNDQVALDFRLHVTRRLNEWRGLLAHLVESLQRKADEHRATILPGCTHMQPAQPVSLAHHLLAYACMFMRDSDRAADCARRSAVSPLGAAALAGTTYPFNPAAVAEELGMGGVFANSMDAVSDRDFVIEAVFTGSMVMAHLSRLCEEIIIWSNPAFGFVKLPDAFATGSSIMPQKKNPDVAELMRGKTGRVYGSLTTLMTLIKGLPLAYNRDMQEDKEPFFDADRTVRASVAIMADMMDALGFDVERMRAACARGFLNATELADYLASKGMPFREAHHVTGAAVGFAERQGRGLEDLTIDELRQFSELIDEDVYEALAYETAVARRETTGGTGPGSVSRQIDAIRAWLDAERAEH, from the coding sequence ATGGCCGAAACCAAGATGTGGGGCGGCAGGTTCGCCGCGCGCACGGCGGGTTCCGTCGAGGAATACACCGCTTCTGAGCACTATGACCGCGCCCTCCACGCAGAGGACATTCGCGGCTCCATCGCGCATGCGCACATGATGGCCGGGTGCGGCGTCCTCACCGACGCCGAGGCCGCCGCCATCGTCGCAGGACTCGAACAGGTGCGCGAGGAGATCGAGAACGGCAGCTTCCAGTGGAAGCGCGAGCTCGAAGACGTGCACATGAACATCGAGGCCCGTCTGACCGAGATCATCGGTCCGCTGGGCGGAAAGCTGCACACCGGTCGTAGCCGCAACGATCAGGTTGCCCTCGACTTCAGACTGCACGTCACCCGTCGTCTGAACGAGTGGCGCGGCCTGCTGGCGCACCTCGTCGAGTCCCTGCAGCGCAAGGCCGACGAGCACCGAGCCACCATTCTGCCCGGTTGCACGCACATGCAGCCCGCACAGCCCGTGAGCCTTGCGCATCACCTGTTGGCCTATGCCTGCATGTTCATGCGTGACAGCGACCGTGCCGCGGACTGCGCGCGCCGTTCGGCCGTTTCGCCGCTTGGTGCCGCTGCGCTGGCTGGAACCACCTATCCCTTCAACCCGGCCGCCGTGGCCGAGGAGCTGGGCATGGGCGGCGTGTTCGCCAACTCCATGGACGCCGTGTCCGACCGCGACTTCGTCATCGAGGCCGTGTTCACCGGTTCCATGGTTATGGCGCACCTTTCCCGGCTGTGCGAGGAGATCATCATCTGGTCCAATCCGGCCTTCGGTTTCGTGAAGCTCCCCGACGCGTTCGCCACTGGTTCGAGCATCATGCCCCAGAAGAAGAACCCGGACGTGGCTGAGCTGATGCGCGGTAAGACCGGACGAGTCTACGGTTCCCTGACCACCCTGATGACCCTGATCAAGGGCCTGCCGCTGGCCTACAACCGCGACATGCAGGAGGACAAGGAACCCTTCTTTGACGCCGATCGCACCGTGCGTGCGTCCGTGGCCATCATGGCCGACATGATGGACGCCCTCGGCTTCGACGTCGAACGCATGCGTGCCGCCTGCGCTCGCGGGTTCCTTAACGCTACGGAACTGGCCGACTACCTCGCGTCCAAGGGCATGCCCTTCCGCGAGGCGCACCACGTCACCGGTGCAGCCGTGGGCTTCGCCGAACGGCAGGGACGTGGACTCGAAGACCTGACCATCGACGAACTGCGTCAGTTCTCCGAACTCATCGACGAGGACGTCTACGAGGCCCTCGCCTACGAGACCGCCGTCGCCCGCCGTGAAACCACTGGCGGAACCGGTCCCGGCTCCGTCTCCAGACAGATCGACGCCATCCGCGCATGGCTCGACGCCGAACGCGCCGAGCACTAG
- a CDS encoding argininosuccinate synthase, with amino-acid sequence MSKDIKKVVLAYSGGLDTSVILAWIKETYDCEVVTLTADLGQGEELDGIEEKALSTGAVKAYVEDLQEEFARDFIFPMFRAGAIYEGRYMLGTSIARPLIAKRLVDIAVAEGAQAVAHGATGKGNDQVRFELSVTALAPGLRTIAPWREWDLKSRTDCINFAKSHGIQTPMSHAKPYSCDRNLLHCSFEGGELEEPWNEPGPQSYAMCVPVEQAPDAAEIITIDFEKGDAVAINGEKLTPAGIMLKLNELGGKHGIGRVDMVENRFVGMKSRGVYETPGGAILFAAHRDLEGITMDRELMSLRDSLIPRYAGMIYNGFWYAPEREAIQAFIDKSQEHVTGTVRIKLYKGQVIPLGRRSPFSLYDSALATFEEDEVYNQADAAGFIRLQGLRLRGFAKR; translated from the coding sequence ATGAGCAAAGACATCAAGAAAGTCGTCCTGGCCTACTCCGGTGGCCTCGACACCTCGGTCATCCTTGCATGGATCAAGGAAACCTACGACTGTGAGGTCGTGACCCTCACCGCCGACCTCGGTCAGGGCGAGGAACTTGACGGCATCGAGGAGAAGGCCCTCTCCACCGGAGCCGTCAAGGCCTACGTCGAGGACCTGCAGGAAGAGTTCGCCCGCGATTTCATCTTCCCCATGTTCCGCGCTGGTGCCATCTACGAGGGCCGCTACATGCTCGGCACCTCCATAGCCCGTCCGCTCATCGCCAAGCGCCTCGTGGATATCGCTGTGGCCGAGGGCGCGCAGGCCGTGGCCCATGGCGCCACCGGCAAGGGCAACGATCAGGTGCGCTTCGAGCTGTCCGTGACCGCTCTCGCCCCCGGTCTGCGTACCATCGCCCCCTGGCGCGAGTGGGACCTCAAGTCCCGCACCGACTGCATCAATTTTGCTAAGTCCCACGGCATTCAGACTCCCATGAGCCATGCCAAGCCCTATAGCTGTGACCGCAACCTTCTGCATTGCAGCTTCGAGGGCGGCGAGCTTGAGGAGCCGTGGAACGAGCCCGGTCCCCAGTCCTACGCCATGTGCGTGCCCGTGGAGCAGGCTCCCGACGCCGCCGAGATCATCACCATCGACTTCGAAAAGGGTGACGCCGTCGCCATCAATGGCGAGAAGCTCACCCCCGCAGGCATCATGCTCAAGCTCAACGAGCTTGGCGGCAAGCACGGCATTGGCCGCGTGGACATGGTCGAGAACCGCTTCGTGGGCATGAAGTCCCGTGGCGTGTACGAGACCCCCGGCGGTGCCATTCTCTTTGCCGCCCATCGCGACCTCGAAGGCATCACCATGGACCGCGAGCTGATGTCCCTGCGCGATTCCCTGATCCCCCGCTACGCGGGCATGATCTACAACGGCTTCTGGTACGCCCCCGAGCGCGAGGCCATTCAGGCCTTCATCGATAAGTCTCAGGAGCACGTCACCGGCACCGTGCGCATCAAGCTCTACAAGGGACAGGTCATTCCCCTTGGTCGCCGTTCCCCCTTCTCCCTCTACGATTCGGCTCTGGCCACCTTCGAGGAGGACGAAGTCTACAATCAGGCCGACGCCGCCGGCTTCATCAGGCTTCAGGGCCTGCGTCTGCGCGGCTTCGCCAAGCGCTAG
- the argF gene encoding ornithine carbamoyltransferase, whose product MPKSFLSILDLDRNEAHALVRRAHEMKRTDYRSDLLAGKTVVMIFEKASTRTRVSFEVGIRHLGGTPLLMTPAESQLGRNEPLRDTARVLSRYCVGLVVRTFGQEKLDELVKWGSVPVVNALTNEFHPCQVMSDMLSMYERTPDFEGLKVAWVGDGNNMAHSYMNAAVHFPFELVIAAPEGYDPDPAILDNARRLGARVSVTRDPREACRGAHYVNTDVWASMGQEQEQKKREKAFADFQVNDELMALAAPDAKFLHCLPAHRGEEVSESVLEGPQSIIFDQAENRLHMQKAILEWVFTA is encoded by the coding sequence ATGCCCAAGAGTTTTCTGAGCATTCTCGATCTCGATCGGAATGAGGCCCATGCCCTCGTGCGCCGTGCGCACGAAATGAAGCGTACGGACTACCGCAGCGACCTGCTGGCGGGTAAGACCGTGGTCATGATCTTCGAAAAGGCCTCGACTCGTACGCGAGTCAGCTTCGAGGTGGGAATCCGACATCTGGGCGGAACTCCGCTCCTCATGACCCCTGCGGAATCCCAGCTTGGCCGCAACGAACCCCTGCGCGATACCGCGCGCGTCCTGTCTCGCTACTGCGTTGGACTGGTTGTGCGCACATTCGGGCAGGAAAAGCTTGATGAACTGGTGAAGTGGGGCAGTGTTCCCGTGGTCAACGCGTTGACCAACGAGTTCCACCCCTGTCAGGTCATGAGCGACATGCTCTCCATGTACGAGCGCACCCCGGACTTTGAAGGCCTCAAGGTGGCCTGGGTGGGCGACGGCAACAACATGGCCCATTCATACATGAATGCGGCCGTGCATTTTCCCTTCGAGCTGGTTATCGCCGCGCCCGAAGGATACGATCCCGACCCGGCCATCCTCGACAACGCACGGCGTCTGGGCGCACGCGTCAGCGTCACCCGTGACCCGCGCGAGGCCTGCCGGGGCGCGCACTACGTCAATACGGACGTGTGGGCCTCCATGGGACAGGAGCAGGAGCAGAAGAAGCGCGAAAAGGCCTTCGCCGATTTTCAGGTGAACGACGAGCTGATGGCGCTCGCCGCGCCAGACGCCAAGTTCCTGCACTGCCTGCCCGCCCACAGGGGCGAGGAGGTTTCCGAGTCCGTCCTCGAGGGGCCGCAGTCGATCATCTTCGATCAGGCCGAGAACCGTCTGCACATGCAGAAGGCCATCCTCGAATGGGTTTTCACCGCCTAG
- the ybeY gene encoding rRNA maturation RNase YbeY, whose translation MIAEELFEQGRIVLDTHAALNPTLPLSPRGLLPVVRLVLAVLGMPEAEVEIIVVDDANMAHYHHDFKGRTGPTNVLSFPDEDPERPNYIGQVVLSADTLAREAVLYGQIGVEHLARLLAHAFLHLAGYPHGEEMEALTEAAVDAVAMSLDADDD comes from the coding sequence ATGATCGCCGAAGAACTCTTCGAGCAGGGACGCATAGTCCTTGATACTCACGCGGCGCTGAATCCCACGTTGCCGCTTTCTCCGCGCGGGCTTCTGCCCGTGGTGCGCCTCGTGCTTGCCGTGCTCGGCATGCCCGAGGCGGAGGTGGAGATCATCGTGGTCGACGACGCCAACATGGCGCACTACCATCACGACTTCAAGGGACGCACCGGTCCCACCAACGTGCTGTCCTTCCCGGACGAGGACCCCGAGCGCCCGAACTACATCGGTCAGGTGGTGCTTTCCGCGGATACGCTGGCCCGCGAGGCCGTGCTGTATGGGCAGATTGGTGTGGAGCATCTGGCGCGGCTTCTGGCGCATGCCTTCCTGCATCTGGCGGGCTATCCCCATGGTGAGGAGATGGAGGCGCTGACCGAGGCCGCCGTTGACGCCGTGGCCATGTCCCTCGACGCTGACGACGACTGA